The uncultured Subdoligranulum sp. genomic sequence CCGTGCTGGGCGGGCTGTGCGCTTATCCCGTGGCCATCCTCTTCATGGGCCAGGCCGCCGGTGATATCGCCTTCTATGCCTACATCGTGCCCTTCCTGATCTCCACCGCCGCCGGCTCCATCCTGTCCGGCATGCTGGTCTACGCTTTGCGGGGCACCGGGGCCCTCGGCCGCATGCAGAAATCCCTCTCCCACTGAAAAGGAACCGCCTTATGTTTGCTCCGCTGCTCCAGAATCTACGGGACCGCCGTCCGCTGGTCCACGCCATCACCAACTACGTCACCGCCAACGACTGCGCCAATCTGCTGCTGGCCTGCGGCGCCTCCCCCATCATGGCCGATGAGCCGGAGGAGGCCCCCGAAATCACCGCCCGGGCCGCCGGGCTGGTGCTGAACCTGGGCACGCTGCACCGCACCACCATCCCCGCGCTGCTGGCCTGCGGCCGCACCGCCAACGCCCGGGGCATCCCCGTGGTACTGGACCCGGTGGGGGTGGGCGCTTCCCGCTTCCGTCGGGATACCGCCCTGCGGCTGCTGCGGGAGGTGCGGTTCACCGTCATCCGGGGTAATCTCTCCGAGATGGAGACGCTGGCCCGGGGCCAGAGCGGTGCCCCCGGCGTGGACAGCACCGACCGCGTCACCCCCGACAATCTGGACGCCTGCTGCGC encodes the following:
- the thiM gene encoding hydroxyethylthiazole kinase, producing the protein MFAPLLQNLRDRRPLVHAITNYVTANDCANLLLACGASPIMADEPEEAPEITARAAGLVLNLGTLHRTTIPALLACGRTANARGIPVVLDPVGVGASRFRRDTALRLLREVRFTVIRGNLSEMETLARGQSGAPGVDSTDRVTPDNLDACCALVRDFARRTGAVVAMSGAVDLVSDGDKVFCIRNGHPMMGLVTGTGCQLSCLAGAFAAANPGQPLEAAAAAVCAMGLCGEIAHARLGPLDGSGSLRTYLLDAVCRLTPDQLEKGARYALR